GGAGGACACGTGGAAGCTGGGGTGGAGGACACGGAGAGGTGAGGCCTTGGTGGACGACTCTGGTAGAGGCTGGAGTTTAGGACACGGAGGGGTGAGGCTGGGCTGGAGGACACGGAGGGCTGAGGCTGGGGTGGAGGACACGGAGGGCTGAGGCTGGGGTGGAGGACACGGAGGGCTGAGGCTGGGGTGGAGGACACGGAGGGCTGAGGCTACAGTGGATTGCATGGAGGGGCGTGCCGATGGTGGAAGACACGGAGGGGTGAGGTGGCGGTGGAGTACACAAAGGGGTAAGCTGGGGTGGAGGACACGGAGGAGTGAGGCTGTGGTAGAGGACATGGGGTGGAGGACACAGAGAGGTGAGGCTGGAGTGGAGGACATGGAGGGTGAAGCTGGGGTGGAGACATGGAAAAGTGAGGCTGCAGTGGAGGGGTGACACTTAGGCTTGAGGCTGCGGTGGAGGACATGGAGAACAAGGAGGGGTAAAGCTGGGGTGGAGGACACAGGGTTGAGGCTGCGGTGGAGGACAAGGAGGGGTAAAACTGAGGTGGAGGACAAGGAGGGGTAAGATTGCGGTGGAGGACACGGAGAGGTGAGGCTAAGGTGGAGGGCACAGGGGGTATGGTTGGGGTGGAGTACACAGAGAGGTGAGGTTGTGGTGAAGGACATGGaggggtgaggctgtggtgcagGACACGGAGCGTGAGGTTGTGGTTGAAGATGGGAAAAGAAAAGGTGAGGTTTTAGATGGATAGATCTATGGAGAATAACATTTCTGACTTACCTCCAGCAGTTTGGTGTCCTTGAGGTAACTGACTTTCCAATGGTCGATAAATACAAAATCAAATGTGTCAATGTCCAACTTCTTCTTCAGCTGAGGGATCAGGTCAGAGGTGGAACCAACCAAGATCTCCACCTGAAGAGTTATGGATGAATCAAAACAGACATCACTTACCTCATTATAGCCTCCCCTGCAGAACACTCACCACCTCACAGCCTCCCCTTCGTGTGATCTCAGTATCCCCATTATAGAGATTCAACAAAACAGTAATAAAAAAACAGAACtaactgtagtgtgtgtatcacacAAGCCATTCAAAACCGGTATGTAGAAATACGCAGAGCATTGCCAAATCTAAGCCACTAgggggcagtcacacacacaaatcataACATTATACAAAGAGCTGAATAATTCAAACAGTAATTGATAGCagagatatagaaagggtagtagatacctggaatagccttccagtgggagcagtaacagtgatatagaaagggtagtagatacctggaatagccttccagtgggcgcagtaacagtgatatagaaagggtagtagaaacctggaatagccttccagtggaagtatTAAGTGGGATAGGACCCAGGTTAGGGGAAGGAGTGAGTGGATGGGTGGTGTCGGCCTCACCTTGCAGGTTTGGAGTTTTCCTGACTGCTGTCTCTCTGAGCTTCTGTCCCGCGGTAAGGAGGAGCCCAGTGGGTTTGGGGGATTGCGAGAAAATAACTGTAGGGGGAGTTGTAGACAGTGCAGAGTGGTGTAGATTAGCGCCTCTTGAAGGCGCCAACGCCGCTGGGCAGAGGGCTGTTCAGTGCCCTCTGCTGGCTGCTCTCCCTGAGTGCAGGAAGGAGAAGGGGAATCGCTAGATATCAGGGTGAGCTATGGGTCAGGAGGTGAAGTGAAGACACAGAAGAGACAGAGTAAGAAAGAAGCCTTGGCTAGTTTGGAGCCACCTGCTTTCCTGCCCTTGGCTAGCACGATACCAACCTGCGTGTCCAGTCCCGCATGGTGAAGGATTTTGCGTGCAACCTGAGCATAGTCCGGGTTCATCTCAATGCTGATCAGTCGAGCACCAGGGGGCAACAGCCGGCCCATCCTAACGGTAGAATAGGCACAGTACGTGCCCAGCTCTAGAACATAGCGTGGTCGAGTCTCCAGCACAATCGCGTCCAGGATCTGACCTTTTAGGGACAAAATATTAACTGCGGGTATACTGCCAACAGATGTGAGTAACGCAGATAACGGGGTGACAGCACCTCTTACCTTTCAGGTCCCCCACATTCATGGCCCATTCCACGTTGCTGCAGTATGAGTCCACCGCTGCCAGGACACTCTGAGCATCGCCGTGCTCGGCCACTTTCTGCACGTGTCGCAACATCCGGACAGGACGGGTCGTACCGCTCAGGAAATCTTTCAGTTTCTCCAGGTAATTATCATGCCACCACAGTGCCCAAGCGCCCTCTGTACGCACCCGCTGTACGACCAACAACAGAAAAAACACCAGCACTGCCCCCAGGCTGAGCGCAACAGACAGCATCGTAGGAGAATCTGGAATACAGGACAGATAGACTGCATGGAATACAGGACAGACAGATGGCATGTGTGGCAAACCTCGCCACTTCTAGGATACTGGACTTTATGTAGCAAAAGGTTGTCTGTATGTACTGCTATGATGTATGTATAATTGAAATGTGTATTGTGCTGCCTAtagaattcgtatgctagcagccataagccactagcattcatgtagttcgtttcacgaacagcgactGTCCAGGCTGTTCATTAAACGAATGCGGACCCCCCTGGTAGACCACCCATAGAGggacgtgtggcgctcgttaaccgattgcaacattgttattgttttaaaccgaactcaataacaaagtgtatttcgtgcggcgttcggtagtGCGGcgttcctaggtggccgtcgttcgaataccgaccacgcggcggtcggccatcttggatcctttgtcccaccagctgtgtttggtcgttgagcgcctggaactgaaaacggctactcgacgacacgaacaccgctggacttccaggccattcgggaGTTCCGCCCGTGTCCCATCaaggttccccatcggtgtttggtggttttaaaccgaactcaataacaaagtgtatttcgtgcggcgttcggtagttttagctgggatctgagcggtattcccacAAAATGTAAccccagaccccagctatctaccgaacgtccatttgtGCAAATTAGGTGAATtatgtgtgtggcgaaaccagcttcgccactgtgatctggagaggcctggttgctagcctcctgcccgct
This DNA window, taken from Pelobates fuscus isolate aPelFus1 chromosome 9, aPelFus1.pri, whole genome shotgun sequence, encodes the following:
- the LOC134573378 gene encoding catechol O-methyltransferase A-like isoform X1, whose amino-acid sequence is MPSACPVFHAVCLSCIPCRLPVLYSMPSACPVFHAVCLSCIPCRLPVLYSMPSVCPVFHAVCLSCIPCRLPVLYSMPSVCPVFHAVYLSCIPDSPTMLSVALSLGAVLVFFLLLVVQRVRTEGAWALWWHDNYLEKLKDFLSGTTRPVRMLRHVQKVAEHGDAQSVLAAVDSYCSNVEWAMNVGDLKGQILDAIVLETRPRYVLELGTYCAYSTVRMGRLLPPGARLISIEMNPDYAQVARKILHHAGLDTQLTLISSDSPSPSCTQGEQPAEGTEQPSAQRRWRLQEALIYTTLHCLQLPLQLFSRNPPNPLGSSLPRDRSSERQQSGKLQTCKVEILVGSTSDLIPQLKKKLDIDTFDFVFIDHWKVSYLKDTKLLEECDLLRPGSVLLADNVICPGAPEYLHYVRTSPRYESQYFPSQLEYLQVEDGMEKSVFLG
- the LOC134573378 gene encoding catechol O-methyltransferase A-like isoform X3, translating into MNGLSLSSSALSAEGLTDYQHFHPTHKVTQTHREGHSWTHRQYGHSRTHRQHGHSRTYRPVLTTSSFSNSPTMLSVALSLGAVLVFFLLLVVQRVRTEGAWALWWHDNYLEKLKDFLSGTTRPVRMLRHVQKVAEHGDAQSVLAAVDSYCSNVEWAMNVGDLKGQILDAIVLETRPRYVLELGTYCAYSTVRMGRLLPPGARLISIEMNPDYAQVARKILHHAGLDTQLTLISSDSPSPSCTQGEQPAEGTEQPSAQRRWRLQEALIYTTLHCLQLPLQLFSRNPPNPLGSSLPRDRSSERQQSGKLQTCKVEILVGSTSDLIPQLKKKLDIDTFDFVFIDHWKVSYLKDTKLLEECDLLRPGSVLLADNVICPGAPEYLHYVRTSPRYESQYFPSQLEYLQVEDGMEKSVFLG
- the LOC134573378 gene encoding catechol O-methyltransferase A-like isoform X4 → MPSACPVFHAVCLSCIPCRLPVLYSMPSACPVFHAVCLSCIPCRLPVLYSMPSVCPVFHAVCLSCIPCRLPVLYSMPSVCPVFHAVYLSCIPDSPTMLSVALSLGAVLVFFLLLVVQRVRTEGAWALWWHDNYLEKLKDFLSGTTRPVRMLRHVQKVAEHGDAQSVLAAVDSYCSNVEWAMNVGDLKGQILDAIVLETRPRYVLELGTYCAYSTVRMGRLLPPGARLISIEMNPDYAQVARKILHHAGLDTQVEILVGSTSDLIPQLKKKLDIDTFDFVFIDHWKVSYLKDTKLLEECDLLRPGSVLLADNVICPGAPEYLHYVRTSPRYESQYFPSQLEYLQVEDGMEKSVFLG
- the LOC134573378 gene encoding catechol O-methyltransferase A-like isoform X5; the encoded protein is MLSVALSLGAVLVFFLLLVVQRVRTEGAWALWWHDNYLEKLKDFLSGTTRPVRMLRHVQKVAEHGDAQSVLAAVDSYCSNVEWAMNVGDLKGQILDAIVLETRPRYVLELGTYCAYSTVRMGRLLPPGARLISIEMNPDYAQVARKILHHAGLDTQLTLISSDSPSPSCTQGEQPAEGTEQPSAQRRWRLQEALIYTTLHCLQLPLQLFSRNPPNPLGSSLPRDRSSERQQSGKLQTCKVEILVGSTSDLIPQLKKKLDIDTFDFVFIDHWKVSYLKDTKLLEECDLLRPGSVLLADNVICPGAPEYLHYVRTSPRYESQYFPSQLEYLQVEDGMEKSVFLG
- the LOC134573378 gene encoding catechol O-methyltransferase A-like isoform X2, with protein sequence MPSACPVFHAVCLSCIPCRLPVLYSMPSACPVFHAVCLSCIPCRLPVLYSMPSVCPVFHAVCLSCIPCRLPVLYSMPSVCPVFHAVYLSCIPDSPTMLSVALSLGAVLVFFLLLVVQRVRTEGAWALWWHDNYLEKLKDFLSGTTRPVRMLRHVQKVAEHGDAQSVLAAVDSYCSNVEWAMNVGDLKGQILDAIVLETRPRYVLELGTYCAYSTVRMGRLLPPGARLISIEMNPDYAQVARKILHHAGLDTQGEQPAEGTEQPSAQRRWRLQEALIYTTLHCLQLPLQLFSRNPPNPLGSSLPRDRSSERQQSGKLQTCKVEILVGSTSDLIPQLKKKLDIDTFDFVFIDHWKVSYLKDTKLLEECDLLRPGSVLLADNVICPGAPEYLHYVRTSPRYESQYFPSQLEYLQVEDGMEKSVFLG